From one Triticum aestivum cultivar Chinese Spring chromosome 4B, IWGSC CS RefSeq v2.1, whole genome shotgun sequence genomic stretch:
- the LOC123091538 gene encoding uncharacterized protein, whose amino-acid sequence MEMVGDYGKFVGQQSEGHSRGPEIQSKVPDPLSRHFRRKNEDKGEVPVIPTFEDESLEGSMQLERQEKMLWTIPVSAPPDEQLALLNAIEENRQEQNTVRSAALPAIIPEVVKDYDADASSNEDKDKEWLEDRGKPLLWDPGMVLETDDKETQQLLKDRANKSDILDGGGHETKDEMDGGKFPVSEEQVTVLGTQEIPCSLLLLEIESYMQVLNELKDARRCFYGEELDNSKQLRIKGVAGTKEVAALHTRLSEAKRKMDLLLRGDTEAASRVLKCARAHEVERKQLTGVGMEDSFLEKQVIGPLPCEAGMGGESGKQQQSQFLPCRPGIQSSDPHMIEWTKSNVKATDLTPTITKSENGDNGDVDVDDRLATTFDQHMIERTKSDVEAADLIPTITKSDSSNDVDVDERLATTFRSDKLLLGAADLTPTITKSDSCNDIDVDERLATTFKQDKLLLEAADPVPTDTAYGNVDKMDSGKSIEQLDMEAMEMASEENDFALYAEARNKEWAHHGYFGDTTMLSSMQFAHLQPGTTKSYGVGFPPTLQIISVKLADIKGGLEWPLPVYGVVAVRDTMDHNRNLLFACDRNKCQIVEKDHPYLCLTGPSRAIVFEDGVILEIKLKLRGSTVSQDRALITCMRNYHAGKGTISFTNCFCTAELSLEVIQETVQATILGIRVKGGSWPSKYGGRVVCFAPVEVIDGQDISSPEEVVLLDSRRGAMPRASDGYLRLSRHVVSVEIRGSLEVVLQSYCASGDIVSETNVSLGKSSLHPIISMHVRRNVSLGTLR is encoded by the exons ATGGAGATGGTAGGGGACTACGGCAAGTTCGTGGGGCAGCAATCTGAAGGTCATTCTCGCGGCCCTGAGATCCAGAGTAAGGTTCCAGATCCTCTTTCTCGTCATTTTCGTAGGAAGAATGAGGACAAAGGCGAGGTTCCAGTTATCCCTACGTTCGAAGATGAGAGCTTGGAGGGGTCGATGCAACTGGAGAGACAGGAGAAAATGCTTTGGACTATACCCGTCAGCGCTCCACCTGATGAACAACTTGCTTTGTTGAATGCCATTGAAGAAAACAGACAGGAACAAAACACGGTCAGGTCTGCTGCGTTGCCAGCCATAATTCCTGAAGTGGTGAAAGACTATGATGCTGATGCTAGTAGTAATGAGGATAAGGATAAGGAATGGTTGGAGGACAGAGGCAAACCCCTCTTGTGGGATCCGGGCATGGTTCTGGAGACTGATGATAAGGAGACCCAGCAGCTGCTCAAGGATAGGGCTAACAAGTCGGACATATTGGATGGTGGTGGTCATGAGACAAAGGATGAGATGGATGGTGGCAAATTTCCTGTCTCGGAGGAACAGGTCACGGTTCTGGGGACCCAGGAGATACCATGCTCTCTACTTCTTTTGGAGATCGAATCCTATATGCAGGTGCTTAACGAACTGAAGGATGCACGCAGATGCTTCTACGGTGAAGAGCTTGATAACTCCAAACAGCTGCGGATCAAAGGGGTGGCGGGTACCAAAGAGGTGGCAGCTTTGCATACCAGGCTAAGTGAAGCAAAACGTAAAATGGACCTTCTTCTGCGGGGGGACACAGAAGCTGCCAGCCGGGTACTCAAATGTGCTCGGGCGCATGAGGTAGAGCGAAAGCAGTTGACTGGGGTTGGGATGGAAGACAGTTTTTTGGAGAAGCAGGTGATTGGTCCATTGCCTTGTGAGGCTGGGATGGGAGGGGAATCCGGCAAGCAGCAGCAGTCTCAATTTCTTCCTTGCCGCCCTGGGATCCAGAGTAGTGATCCACACATGATCGAATGGACCAAATCCAACGTCAAAGCTACAGATCTCACTCCCACCATCACCAAAAGTGAAAATGGCGACAatggtgatgttgatgttgatgatcGGCTTGCTACCACATTCGATCAGCATATGATCGAGCGGACCAAATCCGATGTCGAAGCAGCAGATCTCATTCCCACCATCACCAAAAGTGACAGCAGCAACGATGTTGATGTTGATGAGCGGCTCGCTACCACATTCAGATCAGACAAGCTGTTACTTGGAGCTGCAGATCTCACTCCCACCATCACTAAAAGTGACAGCTGCAACGATATTGATGTTGATGAGCGGCTCGCTACCACATTCAAACAAGACAAGCTGTTACTTGAAGCTGCAGATCCTGTTCCCACCGACACAGCTTATGGTAATGTTGATAAGATGGACAGCGGCAAATCAATCGAGCAGTTAGACATGGAGGCCATGGAGATGGCCAGCGAGGAGAATGATTTCGCCCTGTACGCTGAGGCCCGGAACAAGGAATGGGCTCACCATGGTTACTTCGGAGACACGA CGATGTTGAGTTCCATGCAGTTTGCACACTTGCAACCTGGTACCACCAAGTCATACGGTGTTGGATTCCCGCCCACCCTGCAGATCATTTCAGTCAAACTCGCGGATATAAAAGGTGGATTGGAATGGCCATTGCCCGTGTACGGCGTGGTTGCTGTCCGGGACACCATGGATCACAATCGTAACCTTCTGTTTGCTTGTGACCGGAACAAGTGCCAGATAGTCGAGAAAGAT CATCCTTACTTGTGCTTGACCGGCCCCTCTCGTGCAATTGTGTTTGAAGATGGTGTTATCCTTGAAATCAAACTGAAACTAAGAGGCAGCACAGTGTCTCAAGATAGAGCATTGATCACTTGTATGCGAAATTACCATGCAGGAAAGGGTACCATCAGCTTTACAAACTGCTTCTGTACAGCTGAGTTAAGTTTGGAGGTGATTCAGGAAACAGTCCAGGCCACGATCTTGGGTATCCGTGTCAAAGGGGGATCATGGCCTTCCAAATATGGAGGTAGAGTTGTTTGCTTCGCACCAGTCGAGGTCATTGATGGTCAAGACATTTCCAGTCCTGAGGAAGTGGTGCTGCTTGATTCCCGTCGTGGAGCAATGCCTAGGGCTTCAGATGGTTACCTTCGTCTCTCAAGGCATGTTGTTTCTGTAGAAATTCGAGGCAGCCTGGAAGTCGTCTTGCAGAGTTACTGTGCATCTGGTGATATCGTTTCAGAAACTAATGTAAGCTTGGGGAAGTCGTCTTTGCACCCGATTATTTCAATGCATGTCAGAAGAAATGTAAGCTTGGGGACGCTGAGGTAG